One genomic segment of Epinephelus fuscoguttatus linkage group LG19, E.fuscoguttatus.final_Chr_v1 includes these proteins:
- the aatka gene encoding serine/threonine-protein kinase LMTK1 isoform X4 — protein MRIHGVQLLKSSDLGRHSLLYLKEIGHGWFGKVLLGEVNAGLSTTQVVVKELKASASVQDQMQFLEEVQPYRTLQHPALLQCLAQCSEVTPYLLVMEFCPLGDLKSYLRSCRVADSETPDPLILQRMACDIASGLLQLHKYNFIHSDLALRNCLLTSEMSVKIGDYGLSHSRYKDDYYVTQDQIWVPLRWIAPELIDEVHGNLLIVDQTKSSNIWSLGVTVWELFELGNQPYRHYSDRQVLTYAVKEQQLKLPKPLLQFPLAERWYEVMQFCWLQPELRPSSEEVHLLVTYLCAKGSSEAEEDFEQRWNALRPNLLGSTSHTATSTALVLTPTPASADVPSPDQTQAVELASSASSSFPLLEHFSDSFHSDTGDDLLTVTETSHGLNFEYKWEQARAEQPYCSSSTSGPLGQGNPYYQDIYYSSKGSTSGGCKTESLTSGISPSYYEPEHPGVVPVLSAHSPSVSSEYYIRIEEPVECNINLDDGVVDYSPGLEACGSRLSSESRTGSSMAQPSAYWSTDNKSTAYDSDSSPTVQLTMEPLLRQSSSTSPVKPGHSHNCFSSSQDDMLYCEQSSAYKARQSCLSELDTSPESRSNLVHPVGRLENPRSLSQAVSSPSLGFCDPYLEASTGRSTVNESCHNMMGPLRKTLPIVNHISIDVGTDDGLLVGQQRGDDIEDDLFSEGEATNWTSNHSANNNSLSFDSRQTGSGHDGYLDLQYTTHSNTTDLWSLTKATTRTFHSSRSSGTLEADGGDSGCNAASKPTELGSYIHLCHKEREDAASQVERNLTTENLRSTDSLTSLSTNARGTEGGKMEGKYEKQLLLNGERLFSEPKMIPEASYIKSPSSFKEPQTGQTGGLSDKQRGNMWEGVSTGISVGLGDKRINYSETSESSRALDSGVGVRDSSVSLVELGDYSEDDDDDITDITSGIFADFNLDFAEVEEEELSPLKHPEGTPDSVDTLNLSSSMASPCDQAFSPDPFNTPVLPKSLDSGYDTENNESPEFLFKELGDPRAVERSPRLGGEPELVLQVGLGQGICTSTSTSELQLKGLTDKNPYRDSAYFSDYDAENERSPQEEGNKFFSGPSNRSFLAEKLSSFRDDDPVKMQISNEEHLTNLRHVKSCVLVNLSGADPSSHHPLPTPGLSMLSPFPPQMGGCLTKESAPANDDDLGLETEHSGEDPSSELSSSIGSEASSTVQEASGNHEDGNGGAEDCSPVPSLHSDSTITDYRDETPKENENSEGSTEEELPEFNHIKEEMEERREGARINEEDFEDIDAEECDSQDSLCEESNGPVDLSSSSSLLELCGENVRAPLEEAEDEDDSDDSESDEELRTYNIQDEDSEESEEDFSSVPVVVSDCSRARHLRSLLKMPTLLTQSFCDELERKKKAVSFFDDVTVFLFDQESPTGELADFAFSTGTESSGQESPEEKNPDHQLQPDPELEAQSCETFCVSKETEGNNSEEGGCYEWEDDLSFEPRPSSPDTIPEPQSSPTSTSNSPEAPKPAAVALNRFMVSRFSITHVSDPHVGSATGNSEDNPQD, from the exons TGACCTGGCCTTGCGAAACTGCCTGCTAACTTCAGAAATGTCAGTTAAGATCGGAGACTATGGCCTCTCCCACAGCCGATACAAG GATGACTATTATGTGACACAAGACCAGATTTGGGTGCCCCTGCGCTGGATTGCACCTGAGCTCATAGACGAGGTCCACGGAAACCTGCTTATTGTTGACCAAACAAAATCCAGCAATATATG GTCACTGGGGGTGACTGTGTGGGAGCTGTTTGAGCTGGGAAACCAGCCGTACAGACACTACTCTGACAGACAGGTGCTGACATATGCCGTGAAGGAACAGCAGCTCAAACTACCAAAGCCCCTGCTTCAATTCCCCCTGGCTGAGCGCTG GTATGAGGTGATGCAGTTCTGCTGGCTGCAACCAGAGCTGAGACCCAGCAGTGAGGAAGTCCACCTTCTGGTTACATACTTGTGTGCCAAAGGCTCCAGTGAGGCAGAGGAAGACTTCGAACAACGCTGGAACGCCTTGAGACCCAACCTGCTTGGCAGCACCTCCCACACAGCTACATCCACAGCCCTAGTCCTGACCCCTACGCCCGCCTCAGCTGATGTCCCCAGTCCAGACCAAACTCAGGCAGTGGAGCTGGCTTCCTCTGCCTCGTCCTCCTTCCCCCTGCTGGAGCACTTCTCCGACAGCTTCCACTCTGACACTGGGGACGACCTGCTTACCGTCACAGAGACCAGCCACGGTCTTAACTTTGAGTACAAGTGGGAGCAGGCCCGAGCTGAGCAGCCCTactgctcctcctccaccagcGGGCCGCTAGGCCAGGGCAATCCATATTACCAGGATATCTACTACTCAAGTAAAGGAAGCACCTCAGGGGGATGCAAGACTGAGAGTCTGACCTCAGGCATATCTCCATCCTACTATGAACCAGAACACCCGGGTGTGGTCCCAGTGTTGAGTGCCCACAGCCCCTCAGTCAGCAGCGAGTACTACATTCGCATAGAGGAGCCAGTAGAGTGTAACATTAACCTGGATGACGGCGTGGTGGACTACAGCCCAGGACTGGAGGCCTGCGGCAGCAGGTTGTCATCTGAGAGTCGAACTGGTTCGTCCATGGCACAGCCCAGTGCTTACTGGTCAACTGACAACAAGTCTACTGCCTATGACTCTGATTCAAGCCCCACTGTCCAACTGACCATGGAGCCACTGCTGAGACAGTCATCCAGCACCAGCCCTGTGAAGCCAGGCCACTCACACAACTGCTTCTCATCCAGTCAGGATGACATGCTGTACTGTGAACAGTCATCAGCATACAAGGCACGCCAATCATGTCTGTCTGAACTGGATACATCACCAGAGTCCAGATCAAATCTTGTCCATCCAGTAGGGCGTTTAGAAAACCCACGCAGTTTGTCACAAGCAGTCAGCAGCCCTAGCTTAGGATTCTGTGATCCCTACCTTGAAGCGAGCACAGGTCGTAGCACCGTTAATGAAAGCTGCCATAATATGATGGGTCCCCTCAGAAAGACATTACCCATTGTTAACCACATTAGCATTGATGTAGGGACAGACGACGGCCTGCTGGTGGGCCAGCAGCGAGGCGATGACATTGAGGATGACCTTTTCTCTGAGGGAGAAGCCACTAATTGGACCTCAAACCATTCAGCAAACAATAATAGCCTGAGCTTTgacagcaggcagacaggcagtggACATGATGGCTATCTGGACCTTCAATATACTACTCACTCTAACACAACAGATTTATGGTCTTTAACCAAGGCCACCACAAGAACCTTCCACAGCTCCAGGTCTAGTGGCACCTTGGAGGCAGACGGAGGAGACTCTGGTTGTAATGCTGCTAGCAAGCCCACTGAATTAGGTTCATACATTCACTTGTGTCACAAAGAAAGGGAGGATGCTGCTTCTCAAGTGGAAAGGAACTTAACTACTGAAAATCTAAGAAGTACTGATTCTCTTACCAGCTTAAGTACTAATGCCAGAGGTACAGAGGGTGGAAAAATGGAGGGGAAATATGAAAAGCAATTGTTGCTTAATGGAGAGAGACTGTTCTCTGAGCCTAAGATGATACCTGAGGCAAGCTATATAAAGTCCCCATCCTCTTTCAAGGAACCTCAGACTGGTCAAACAGGAGGCTTGTCAGACAAGCAGCGAGGGAATATGTGGGAGGGGGTTTCAACAGGAATCTCAGTTGGTCTGGGAGACAAGAGGATAAACTATTCAGAGACATCAGAAAGTAGCAGAGCATTGGACAGTGGAGTCGGGGTCAGAGACTCCAGCGTTAGCTTGGTTGAGCTTGGTGACTacagtgaagatgatgatgacgataTCACAGATATTACGTCAGGGATCTTTGCCGACTTCAACCTGGACTTTGCTGAGGTAGAGGAGGAAGAGTTGAGCCCATTGAAGCATCCAGAGGGAACTCCTGACTCTGTGGACACCCTTAATCTGTCCTCGTCGATGGCAAGCCCCTGTGATCAGGCTTTCAGTCCTGATCCCTTCAATACCCCCGTCCTACCAAAATCCCTGGACAGTGGCTATGACACAGAGAACAATGAATCTCCAGAGTTTCTCTTCAAGGAGCTTGGAGATCCCCGGGCTGTGGAGAGGAGCCCTAGGCTGGGTGGAGAACCTGAACTAGTTCTGCAGGTTGGTTTGGGCCAAGGTATCTGCACTTCGACAagcacatcagagctacagttAAAGGGCCTGACTGATAAGAACCCATACAGGGACTCAGCCTATTTCTCTGACTATGATGCTGAAAATGAGAGGAGTCCTCAAGAGGAAGGCAATAAGTTCTTTTCAGGTCCAAGTAACCGCAGCTTTCTTGCTGAGAAATTGAGCTCTTTCAGAGATGACGATCCTGTCAAAATGCAAATCAGCAACGAGGAACATTTAACAAATCTGAGACACGTCAAAAGTTGTGTTTTGGTGAATCTCTCAGGGGCTGACCCTAGTTCACACCATCCTCTTCCCACCCCTGGGTTGTCCATGCTGTCACCATTTCCTCCTCAGATGGGCGGCTGCCTGACTAAAGAGTCTGCCCCTGCAAATGATGACGATCTCGGGTTGGAGACCGAGCACTCAGGAGAGGACCCCTCCTCAGAGCTCAGCTCTTCTATTGGGTCAGAAGCCTCTTCCACTGTCCAGGAGGCCTCAGGAAACCATGAGGACGGAAACGGAGGAGCAGAAGATTGTTCCCCTGTCCCATCTTTGCATTCTGACTCAACCATAACTGACTACAGAGATGAGACTcccaaagaaaatgaaaacagtgaaGGATCCACAGAGGAGGAGCTGCCTGAATTCAATCACATcaaggaggagatggaggaaagAAGGGAGGGCGCGAGAATAAATGAGGAGGACTTTGAGGACATAGATGCAGAGGAATGTGACTCACAGGACAGCCTGTGTGAAGAGTCCAACGGTCCTGTCGACCTGTCCTCTTCCTCGTCATTGTTGGAGCTGTGCGGAGAGAACGTAAGAGCTCCGCTGGAGGAGGCGGAGGATGAGGATGACTCAGATGACAGCGAGTCTGATGAAGAGTTGAGGACCTACAACATCCAAGATGAAGACAGCGAGGAGAGTGAGGAGGATTTCAGCTCAGTGCCAGTGGTGGTAAGCGACTGCAGCAGGGCCAGACACCTTCGCAGCCTTCTGAAGATGCCCACGCTGCTCACCCAGTCCTTCTGCGACGagttggagaggaagaaaaaagcagTGTCCTTTTTTGATGATGTTACAGTGTTCCTTTTTGACCAG GAGAGCCCCACAGGAGAGCTGGCTGACTTCGCCTTCTCCACAGGAACAGAGTCCAGTGGGCAAGAATCTccagaagaaaaaaaccctgacCACCAGCTGCAGCCTGACCCTGAACTTGAAGCTCAATCCTGCGAAACATTCTGTGTTTCTAAAGAAACAGAGGGGAACAACTCAGAAGAGG GTGGGTGTTATGAATGGGAAGATGACCTCTCGTTCGAACCCCGCCCGTCCTCACCTGACACCATCCCTGAGCCCCAGTCCTCACCAACATCCACCTCCAACAGTCCCGAGGCTCCTAAACCTGCAGCTGTAGCACTTAACCGTTTTATGGTCTCACGATTCTCTATCACACATGTCTCCGACCCCCACGTGGGCTCAGCAACAG GGAACAGTGAAGATAACCCACAAGATTGA